TCTTATGATGGATGCCGTGCAGCCAATGTCAACTCTAGATATAATGGCATAAGCCGCTTGTACATTGAACAGCTCTAACCCAGTTCCACCTCGAAAACCACCACTATAAGGGTGTTGGCTAGGGCAGATCTGATAGAAACAAAACGGTCTGCTTTGTGTTTGCCATGGAAAATTGAGGACCGTAGTATTGTGATACTAGTATCATGAGGATGGTGGGAGGGGCTCATtggaatggctggaatggaaactatggaacggagtcaaacatgggAACGTGTTTGACTCGGTTCCAtcgattccattccagccattacaatgagcccgtcctcctatagctcctcccaccagcctcttctGATGAAAAcgctaaacacacaaacacagaaggCCAGTTGATGGGTATAGATGGCTACATCACTTTATGTACAAAGGcaacaactcacacacacaactgcccTGATGCGGGTAGATCTAAAAAGCTACCAAAAGTGACTATAAATACATATTTCTGTGATCCTATATATTTCAAATGGTGCCACAATACATTAGGAGGGACATCGCTAGACCTCTCCTTTTATTACTGTCTTTCCCAGTTTCCCCTAACCTCAAAATCCAGACTGAATCACCTTATGTTGTTTCACTTCCCTAATTAGTGATCGTGAAGTGAAACAGCTGAATTCAGTTTGAATTTCCAGGCTagtcccccaccccccacccgaCTACTCTAGATAAGTACATGTTGCATGTGCACTTCTGTGGCATCGGTCAAGACATCCCCCTCCACCACTCCGTCACCCTCTCCGCCCCCTTCCCaaactacctctccctcccctacaGTCTCACACTGTTGAAGGGTGTTAGCggaaggagaggaggcagagagaacaGAATCGTCCAGAGCGTAGCTTTCGCTACAACCCACAGTGGTTGGGTCCTGAAGCTGGATGTCCTGAGTTTGGGGCGGACGTTGAAGTTGGGGTTGGACCTGGGCCAAGAGAGGGAGGTTGGCGGTAGAAATATGGGAGCTACTCTGGAGGGTTTGGAGTTGCTGGGGGGTGGCTAACAAGGGGATCTGCTGGAGATGTGTCTGCGACCCGTCGACGGTCTGGAAGGTCATGTGGAGAATCTGCGGCTGCTgattctgctgctgctgctgataaGACTGCAGGGTCATTTGCTGGGGCTGATGCTGCTGGGTCACTACCGAACCGGAATGAAGGGCCAGTTGCTGCATCTGGGCCTGCTGCTGTTGCGACTGCTGCTGCTGTGGGGAAGCGGCCGCCACCTGCTGAACAAAATGAAGGGGCATCTGGAGCTGGAGGGTGtggtgggtctgctgctgctgctgggtgtCGGAGGGCGACGGGGGGTCGATGGGGGACAGGGCGATGGTCAGGGGCATCTGCATGGCGTGGAGGCCCTGGTCCTGACTCACTACTACCACCTGGTGGCTCACCTGACCCATCTGAGCTATCTGTTGCCCCATGTGGGTCACTTGTTCACCCACTTGGGTCACCTGCTGGGCGGGCTCCAGTCGTACCAGCTCCCCCTGGTTCCCGACACAACCCACTCCCGAGGCCTCCAGCAGGGAGGCAGGGGTAGTGATGAGGGCCCCTGCGTTGGCCGCCAGGGCCTCTGCGATGAGCACCTCCGGGTGGCTCTTGGCCTTGTGGGCCACCACACTGTCCTTCTTCTCAAACTTCTTGTTACAGATGGAGCAGGAGAACTGGTAAGTGGCATCAGCGTCGTGCTTCTTCATGTGCCAGTTGAGGGAGGCCTTCTGGCGGCAGGTGAAGCCGCAGATCTCACATCTACAGGAAGTGAAGTAGAACGTAAAAGAgaaagggacgggggggggggtaaattcaGGGGGTCAGATGAGGTGCAGGTACAGACAGGTGCAACATTTAAATAATCGGATGGAATGAATTAACAACCAGGCAAACAAATAAATGAGGTTGGAGATGGAAACTCACTGTAGTGGTTTCTCTCCGGTGTGGATCATGCGGTGCACAGCCAGGTTGTGGGAGCTCTTGAAGGCGCGGGCGCAGAACTCGCAGATGTAGTCCCTCTGGtctgagagagggaacagagagttaGCAGTAGCTCATCACAGAAAACAATGACAGGTCAAGCGCTGCTTCTGTGATTGCATGTATACTGTACTTGTGTGTGCATGTAAATGTTAAGTGAGGATAGTTAGCATTCAGTGTGTCTGTATGTGgatctctacgtgtgtgtgtgtatgtgtgtgtttaccggTGTGGTGCTTGGCATGGCGAAGTAGCTGTTTCTGCAGCCTGAAGAGTCTTCCACAGGATGGGTGAGGACATACAAACTTCTTCTTCAAAAGGTGCTGGTACTTAATATGGTGCTGGAAATTACAGGAAAAAGAGAGTCAGCGAGAGAGACGAAGGATGGGGGAAAAAAACGTAATACTATTCACCTacgttggggtcaattccatttcaacagtcaattcaggaagtgaaatTGAAATTCAGTTGCATgcattggagaaaaaaaatctgaattgaaATCGACCCCAACCCTGTTCGTGCACAACTCAATCTCAGAATAGCTTGTGCGCTTCGTCGTCGCTATGGCAGACCTGCAGGTAGCGAGGGTGAGCCAGGACTGTGCCACACCCCTCCATCTCACAGCGCACGTACTGCACCGGGGGCTTCTTCCTGTGGGGGCGGGACATGACAGAACTGTCAATCATGTGTGTCAATCATCATGTATGTCAGAGGTGAGGGTTCAGCTTTTATACATATGATTTCACTAATGTTTTGTTAGTTGactgtaaaataataaataaagagTATTGTTGCAGTTGAACAGTAATGTCAACTTTACCTTCTTTTCGGGAGCCGGGGACTTTTATCATCTTTCCTTCGCCTGCCTCTCCTGAGGGAAATAGAGAAAATAAAAGAAGTTGGAGAACTCGATTCAAGCAAGGAGTTAAATCAAGAGACCAAACCAATGCCAGATCCAATTCAAATTCCCAAAGTGACACAAGTCTACCCTTGCACACCCTTCCTTTGAAGTCTGAAATTGCACACTCTCCGTTATGGATTTAACAATGGTGGAAACGCCAGCCACTTCCAATGCTTTTAAATACATGATGGGGAGAGTGCAggtgcacactttgggagaaggTTGGAgaatccggggggggggggggggggcatacttTCTGGGCAAATCGCCCTCTCCGAACTCGTTCTCCAACTTCACGTCTGTACCCTCTATCTTGattcctgtctccttctcttttttctctttctgtctcggaGGAGGTTTGCGCCGGGGTTTGGGGGCATCCCTAAGAGACGGAGGATCCATTTGGAAGGTCAACAGACAGGTCACATGGGTAAAAGGCACACAAAATACACGCAAACATTTATATGCATACGCACACCCATTCACACAAAGGGAATAATACATTGGAgctgacatgcacacacacacacactcccaaagGGAAAGCATtacgacacacatacacacctagtAGTCTCAGCCTCCGGGTTGTAGCTCTGGTCGTTGAGGTCATCTCTGAAGGGAATGTCATCATCACTGCTGATTTCCCCACTGTAACACAAGCACAATGCTCAAACTCAttgccttacacacacacaatgatcctACCACACCTCCACTTGctaaacatgtacagttgaagtcggaggttgaCATagacttatgttggagtcattaaaactcgtttttcaaccactccacacatttcttgttaacaaactataggtttTGGAAGGTGGGTTTGGAGATCTTcattgtgcatgacaagtaatttttccaacaattgtttccagacagattatttcactgtatcacaattccagtgggtcagaagtttacatacactaagttgactgtgcctttaaacagtttggaaaattccagaaaatgatgtcatggctttagaagcttctgttaggctaattgacataatttgagtcaattggaggtgtacctgtggatgtatttcaaggcctaccttcaaactcagtgcctctttgccttgacatcatgggaaaatctaaagaaatcagcaaaggcctcagaaaaaaaatggtagacctccacaagtctggttcatcctttggagcaatttccaaatgcctgaagataccacattcatctgtacaaacaatagtacacaagtataaacaccatgggaccatgcaaccgccataccgctcaggaaggagacatgaaaacaggttcaaaagtatctatatccacagtaaaacgagtcctaaatcgacataacctgaaaggctgctcagcaaggaagaagccactgctccaaaactgccataaaaaagccagactacgatttgcaactgcacatggggacaaagatcgtactttttggaaaaatgtcctctggtctgatgaaacaaaaatagaactgttgggccataatgaccatcgttatgtttggaggacaaagggggcgggcctgcaagccgaagaacaccatcccaaccatgaagcacgggggtggcagcatcatgttgtgggggtgctttgctgcaggagggactggtgcacttcacaaaatagatggcatcatgaagatggaaaatgatgtggctatattgaagcaacatctcaagacatcagtcaggaagttaaagcttggtcgcaaatgggtcttccaaatggacaatgaccccaagcatacttccacagttgtggcaaaatggcttaaggacaacaaattcaaggtattggtgtggccatcacaaagccctgtacCGAATCCcatagaaaacttgtgggcagaactgaaaaagcgtgtgcctacaaacctgactcggttacaccagctctgtcaggaggaatgggccaaaattcacccaactcattgtgggaagcttgtggaaggctacccgaaacgttgacccaagttaaacaatttaaaggcaatgctaccaaatactaattgagtgtatgtaaacttccgactcactgggaatgtgatgatagaaataaaagctgaaataaatcactctctactattattctgatatttcacattcttaaaataaagtggtgatcctaactgatctaaaacagggaatttttactaggattaaatgtcaggaattgtgaaaaactgagtttaaatgtatttggcaaaggtgtatgtaaacttccgacttcaactgtatgtggacaATTGATTATTGCCTATACTGATccacacacactgctgtctcgCCAACATTACCTCTGAGACTGTGGCTGGAAGCTGAAGTCTTTAGGGTCATCTTGGAAAGGAGACTCATCTTCTCCTCCCAAGAGAACATCTTCCTCATTCTCCTCTTTTTTCTCACTGAGGCGAGAGGAGTCCGTGTTACTACGGCAGCACAGATAGACAGACCCAAGCCtcttacgcacgcacacacacagccatgagaTGAGTAAGAATGCCGTTTGTTTATTCACCTCAACAAACCGGTGCCGCcacacatttactctgtactggtacccccctgtatatagtctcgctattgttattttactgctgctctttaattttatgtcttattcttatccgtatttttttaactgcattgttggttaggggctcgcaaagtaagcaattcactgtaaggtctatctatacctgctgtatttggcgcatgtgactaatacaatttggaATGCATGTGTATACTCACATCCTAACTGTCTTCTTTGCAACTACCTTTGCTTCCACCTCCACTGggaaaaaataaaacattatcaCACAATGCCAATACAACCATTACAATTTGATCGGGCTTTTTCAGGATGACACATTCCCCTCTGTCTCGGGAACGGCCCAACCCCCACAGTGTTGATGTAACCGACCAGAAAATCCAACCCCAGATGTCCATGCAACCCAAGACGTTCTTAGCCCACTCAGTTTAATCCCAAACACAATTTAGCCGGTTGGTGTGCCTACCGGTTGGGTTGTCGGTGCCAGGCTCACTCTTGCACACAGGCTTGGCCGACCCCCTGGCACCCCGGGCAGAAGGGGCCTTGGCACGCGTCTGAGCATTCTGTGAGTGAGGGTGGGCTGGAAAGGGCAAAGTGAGTGCCATCATACACACCTTGAATTAGAATACTAATTCAAGGTGTGTCTTACTAGTTTGTTACTGTAGCCACATATCTTGATCTAGTTTATCAAGCAATGTATGAGGGTGGTCACCTACCTTGAACATCAGTGGGTTTCCTTGGGTCCCCTGAGCTGCAGAGAAAGAGTTATCAAAATAGTGATAACTTCTCGGCGGACTTTCTGTTAATCTAGCTATGTACAATGTGACATAATCATGAGTTGATGTCATTTAAAACTGCTACATACAGATCGCAACTTGACAAAACCGCTCACCCCGggaaaatgacttaaatgtaaatgaatggGAGGACAGGTAAAGCACATTAGACATTAAAACCAGGTATtacccctccctcttcctcctcccttttTAAAGGAACTGTGCTGGAATATGTACATGTCAGGGAATACAATTAGCAGCAATGCATACAACCGGTTTTATGGCCGTAAAATGTTGACAAGCAAACTTAGCTGGCTAACAATTTCACAGGCATGTAAAGATGTTACGTTTATTGCAGAGGACACGGCTATATTGCAATTTATGGTGTAGTAAAGGCGTATACGAACGTACTCATGAGATTGACTACTGTCATCCCCGACCTCTCCGGTACTCTCTGTTGAAGCTGCGGAGGAGGCATTTTTCCTGGGTCGTGGACAAGCAGCCTTCCTCCGGCGGTTTACGGCTTTGTCAGGGCTCGATTCTTCTGCATCATCACTCTTCTCGCTCTGCAACCAAGCTGGTAGTGTTCGTGTAGACCGGTCCCGTAACACTCGTCCAGAACTCTGAGTGCCTGGTGTTGCTCCATTCGTACACGGCGAAGGAGAAACCCCTTTCTTCCGGCCAACTCCTCGGCCTCTCGAAGTCCTGCGCGGGGTGACCGCTGCACTCGAGGCCGGGGATTTTACCGTGGCCTTGTCATCCTCGGGCTCTTCCCTTTTATTGTTATCGGTGATTTGCGGCTCCATCACCGCGTGTTCCCGGTTCTTACCCTTTTGTCCCGAACCGTATTTATTACTTTCTCTGATACTGTACTGGCAGTAAACAAATGCTTACATTTGATATCACATCGATCAAAACGCTTGGATTGCTAGCTAAAGGCCGTAATCCGACTGTGACATAATTCACAGAATTCGGGCCTTGTCCGCAAATTATAAGCGTTCATTTATTGATCAATAATAAAAACTTTCCTTAATTCATACTATAATAATAAACCAATATCCATTTTTAAAGAACCAGACACTATTTTTGCATTCTTAAAGCTATAGTAAACCTAACTATTTGCACGGGCCATGTCGCGTTACCACTTTGTTGCGTCTCCTTTAAGCCAAAATAAAACCAAGGTTAAATGCATAAGCAACATACTGTTCAGCAGATGCGCACGTTCGCAGCATCATCACCCAAACATATAAGTACAGACCACATAGCACGTGTTGGTCCCATCCCAGTTGTTTACAGATCAGTGAAATCGGACGCGCAGGAGCTGTGCAAAGAGTCCGCGCGCACAGACAGCCCTTCTAGTCGTGGGAAATGTAGGCCGAGTGCAAAGATCACACATGCTATTTTATCTGATTTTATTTTGAATGTAAAGTCTAACAAAGTACAGTGGATGTAAGAGTAAATTGTGTTATCCAGTCCTTTCTTTGTAAATTATACaatgttttgttattttataTTTTGCAAGTTATtttgccactagatggcagtgtagcCTTAAAAGTGGGATGACTGTTCTAAAATGACTGGGTAGCAGACGGGGCGCTGTTCGGAAGCCACTACCAACaatctctcacagtctcacgtcagaattagacattcatccatgtttctcaaacatcaaatttccaaatgtttaaggttaagttgaggcattaactccgaaatcttaaggttagtCATTTACTCCGAATTCAAAATCTCAAACAACTTTCTATTGCTGGTTTCAGACTtgtaacctttggaatcagaggccgATGcttactgttgcccctagtggctagTTTCCAGGTTCCAtgtaaaaaagaaacaaaaaatagcttcttaccaaagagcaatttctcaagcaagaattttgctaggactatcTGGAAGTGgtttgagtggggaggggaaaactaaaAACGAGCTATTATTGGCAGaggggtttggaactctctttcttataggtctattaactaatttaccacctggtgatatcacaaggcaggccaaaactccatctgaCCAAAACAGGCTGTAATTTCAGGCAGTCTTGTCAAACAGCTTATCCACTagagggcattatcataattttcacaatttcgcagtattattccaacctcatagtgtgtaaATACAAAACACAGGCGTTTTTGACTGCAGTGGGTCTTTAACATGGATTTTCACATAAAATGTATTCATTTAATGATATATTGAACAATAACGAAACATACAAAAAATGCTATATATTGAGAAGAGTACATAAACTTAACATAGACAGGGGTATTACACGTCAAAAGAAAATGCACTTTTGTCAAAAGGTTTTATGGTATGTACTGCTTTTTTTGTTTTGACATTTTCTCATCATTTCAAAATAAGGTTTCAGTTCTACCTTAAACAGGGTTCCATATCAGTtgtgtcaaaataaaacataatttcAGAATCTTCCAAAGAAACATTAAAAGTGGTTTCCCTTAATATAAACTATTCTAAATCAATCCAAAATCTTCTGACATGAGAGCCGACATGCACCTGTTGAAGTGCTAGATAAGTGCTAGACTTAATAGCACCACTGGGCTGCAGTGTTGACCACCATTTTTATCACTATGCAGCTTTGGTAACCGGTCGGGAGAGAGACACCTGTATGATGCTCTTCACGTTTGTATATTTCACAGCCACTTGGTGGCATgtaaatacaataaaatacaatataCAATTTTTGGAGTGGCACACTACATGCAGCTGAGGCTATGCTGCTCCAGCCTCTTAATGTGTGTGGGCAGGGGCTGATTGGGACAAGAATTTGGCCCTGGCATTTTATCCACACAAGCCCACATCATTGCACACGCCGCTAactttaaaatgtattatgagattgaagaacacattgggagagatcttagaccattcctccataaaTAATATtttcagatccttgatatccttcatctgcaATTATGAACTGCCCTCTTTAACAGGGACGGACATAGTGATTTGGAGGCCCCAGGCAGAGGCCAGTCTGAAGCCCCCCTTcctaattaaaaaaaaatggtttcatagtaaatacatgtcatttaactgtaaaaatgtattacctttgaatgtgccatgaacacaaccagtcattatgttttcatctgattgtcaaacaaatcacttcgcACGTTCATCCCAAAAATTCCAGCACTGTGCACCTGCCAGCTTTCCGTCAATTCGCAAGTGGCTAAtactatctcaccggagaaagcatcagaGCGAGCAAAACAGCGCTCCTCTGTCTCACTATATGTAGGGTTGGG
This genomic interval from Salvelinus alpinus chromosome 6, SLU_Salpinus.1, whole genome shotgun sequence contains the following:
- the LOC139578977 gene encoding E3 ubiquitin-protein ligase ZFP91-like isoform X1 — translated: MEPQITDNNKREEPEDDKATVKSPASSAAVTPRRTSRGRGVGRKKGVSPSPCTNGATPGTQSSGRVLRDRSTRTLPAWLQSEKSDDAEESSPDKAVNRRRKAACPRPRKNASSAASTESTGEVGDDSSQSHDSGDPRKPTDVQAHPHSQNAQTRAKAPSARGARGSAKPVCKSEPGTDNPTVEVEAKVVAKKTVRIEKKEENEEDVLLGGEDESPFQDDPKDFSFQPQSQSGEISSDDDIPFRDDLNDQSYNPEAETTRDAPKPRRKPPPRQKEKKEKETGIKIEGTDVKLENEFGEGDLPRKRGRRRKDDKSPRLPKRRKKPPVQYVRCEMEGCGTVLAHPRYLQHHIKYQHLLKKKFVCPHPSCGRLFRLQKQLLRHAKHHTDQRDYICEFCARAFKSSHNLAVHRMIHTGEKPLQCEICGFTCRQKASLNWHMKKHDADATYQFSCSICNKKFEKKDSVVAHKAKSHPEVLIAEALAANAGALITTPASLLEASGVGCVGNQGELVRLEPAQQVTQVGEQVTHMGQQIAQMGQVSHQVVVVSQDQGLHAMQMPLTIALSPIDPPSPSDTQQQQQTHHTLQLQMPLHFVQQVAAASPQQQQSQQQQAQMQQLALHSGSVVTQQHQPQQMTLQSYQQQQQNQQPQILHMTFQTVDGSQTHLQQIPLLATPQQLQTLQSSSHISTANLPLLAQVQPQLQRPPQTQDIQLQDPTTVGCSESYALDDSVLSASSPSANTLQQCETVGEGEVVWEGGGEGDGVVEGDVLTDATEVHMQHVLI
- the LOC139578977 gene encoding E3 ubiquitin-protein ligase ZFP91-like isoform X2 is translated as MEPQITDNNKREEPEDDKATVKSPASSAAVTPRRTSRGRGVGRKKGVSPSPCTNGATPGTQSSGRVLRDRSTRTLPAWLQSEKSDDAEESSPDKAVNRRRKAACPRPRKNASSAASTESTGEVGDDSSQSHDSGDPRKPTDVQVEVEAKVVAKKTVRIEKKEENEEDVLLGGEDESPFQDDPKDFSFQPQSQSGEISSDDDIPFRDDLNDQSYNPEAETTRDAPKPRRKPPPRQKEKKEKETGIKIEGTDVKLENEFGEGDLPRKRGRRRKDDKSPRLPKRRKKPPVQYVRCEMEGCGTVLAHPRYLQHHIKYQHLLKKKFVCPHPSCGRLFRLQKQLLRHAKHHTDQRDYICEFCARAFKSSHNLAVHRMIHTGEKPLQCEICGFTCRQKASLNWHMKKHDADATYQFSCSICNKKFEKKDSVVAHKAKSHPEVLIAEALAANAGALITTPASLLEASGVGCVGNQGELVRLEPAQQVTQVGEQVTHMGQQIAQMGQVSHQVVVVSQDQGLHAMQMPLTIALSPIDPPSPSDTQQQQQTHHTLQLQMPLHFVQQVAAASPQQQQSQQQQAQMQQLALHSGSVVTQQHQPQQMTLQSYQQQQQNQQPQILHMTFQTVDGSQTHLQQIPLLATPQQLQTLQSSSHISTANLPLLAQVQPQLQRPPQTQDIQLQDPTTVGCSESYALDDSVLSASSPSANTLQQCETVGEGEVVWEGGGEGDGVVEGDVLTDATEVHMQHVLI